A stretch of DNA from Natrinema halophilum:
TATCGTTTTGATAGTTTGTACGACTCAATCGCGGTTTGACCGGTTGCAAATCGTGAACTATCTCGCATTTTCGATCAGGGGAATCGATTCAGATCTCGACAGATCAATACGTGCAACTATCTTTAGGTGGCGATAAGGTCGTTTGATATTGCAAACTGACCGAAATTCGACGGGTGTCAGAAGCTTCGATGAGAAAAGGCTTTACTGAGTTCGTTATGGACGGTAGTATGAGGCGTCGGCAGATGTTAATCGCCAGTGGGACCGTCGTCGCGGCGACCGCTACAGGAGTCATGAGTCAACCATCCGGCGACAACGCGCTTCTAACAGTGGCCCGAGAGCCCGGGAGTGCTACCGAGTCGTCGACCGCAACTGAGACGATTCTCTCCGGAACCGTCCACGAGACGACGGTCTTCGAACGTGATGCACCGCGAGACGGCCCGACGGCAATGATCTTCGGTGGTGTCCACGGCGACGAACGGACTGGAATTGAAGTCGCACGCGATACCACCGAATGGTATCCCGATGCAGGAACGCTGGTCGTCGTCCCTGAAACCAATCGTATCGCCGTTGATGAGAACACACGAGAAGGCCCCGAAGGCGATCTGAACCGCCACTTTCCGGCCGGAAAAGAGCCCGTGAGTGACCTCGCGCGCGGTATCTGGGACGCCGTCGAGCGCTACGACCCCGATGTTGTTCTCGACCTCCATCGATCACTCGGCATCGCAGGTGTTCACCAACAGTACGTCGGCCAAGCCGTCTACCATTCGTCTGATTCGTACGGCGACGAACTCGCATCGTACTTAAACGACGTGGCGGTACCCTGGTACATGCCATTGCACCGCATTTCGGCACGGCGAACCCATAGTGGGGGGCCATTGCTCTTTCAAAAGGCGATCCGGGACCTCGACGCAACGGGATACCTTTTCGAAACGACGGATTTCATGCTCGATCGAGATACGAGAAATGAACACACACGACTGGCGGCAGCGAAGACACTCGCCTTGCACGGCCTCCTCGAGGTGGGTAACAACTGATGAACGAATCAATTCGGCGTGCGCTTGCGAGTCCCATCACAATCGCTACCTATGGCGTACTGGTCGTTCCACTGGCGATCGGCTGGTTCGAGACAGCACTACTAACACCGCTGGCGCTGCCTGGATATCTGATCTACGTCCTCGGAACGGCCATCGGTAATGCAATTTCACCAGGACTCAAACTCAAGTTCTATTGGATACCGTTTCTCGTCGGCTGCTACGCCATTGCCGTCGTCGTCGGCACGATATACGATGTATTGCGTGGCTAAGCGCATGTTACCTCAGACGGCAGCAGATCGCCATAGCTCGCACGATCCAGACTAACTGGTGGAACGGTGGATTTTACGATATTACTCTCGTAAACCCTTTTTCTCTCGTCGGCTTGGATTCACCGAGAAAGGAGATGCCGAGACGATCATAGCGCGACGTTTGTGTGGTCGGTTCAGGGTCAGTTTTAATTGCCCCTCCTACCAGCTCCCATAATAGATATTGAATGTGATATGTGTATATCCAGTAGACTTCACTCGACTGAATTTACAATTGGCATATATGTGAGTATACAATAATAGTATGGTCTGGTTCGAGTTCGTATCCCGTCTCCAGTGTTCGTTTCTGTTCGTGGAGTACCGTTACCAGTCGGTTTCAACTGTCGCCATGAAGCGGCGGATACTCCCGAGAAACGGTGATAAGAGGTCAAACATCGAATTGTATCCAGGATGTCATTTCGCAAATCCCGGATAAATACGACGATTCATACGTCTGCGGTTCCCTCGTTCTAAGGTCACAAGAGTTTCTTTTTCACTTCGATCAATTGTAGCTACGGTCGGATCGCCGTGGCTATTGCCAACCCATGAGTTGCATATTTATATTGGTATGAGTTGCAACCTCTCGGTATTCTAGTATTTCATTCACGCAGTTCCATTCTCGTCTGCTGAACGAATAGACGTGATTCCATGCTGGGGTGGTAGCTGAACGAATCACTCCTAATCAAAACGACCGCGATTTATTGTAGTCGGAGTCATAAAATCCGTACACAACGGGGTGCCACCAGTTGTTATGACTCGAGACAATCGATACTCGCAGAGCGGAGATGGCCGATACAAACTGTTCGGTGTCTACGTCTCGACGGACATCTTCGACGCACTTGGCGAGTTTCTGTACGAGGAGGCAGGCGTCGTCGACTACGGAGAGTACTTCGATCAGTCACAATCGACGGTTCCCACAGGCGATCCTGGCGCCGATGCAACCGATGGACTCGTTTCGAATCTCGTCGCTAATTTCGCAGATCTGTACGACGAGGCAGATTTCGATGCCGCTCGGCGTGTCGAGGCCGATGCATTCGTCCTCGCTCATCTCGCAGCTGCCCCGCAAACGGTAGCGAGTGCCCGCGAACGATTCCAGGCGGCCGCTACGATCCAGGATTCGGACCTCCGAACGGTCCACACGGCGATCCTATCGGCAGCCCTTCCCCCGGGAGAGACGTGCGGAGGCTGGTAACCAAAACGTTGGTATCTGAATCGCCTGAGGTAATCAGTCCAGTATTGTTAGAAGTATCGGTAGTCGTTGAAAGTCACTGTACCCCCCGCTCGCCAGTTCGCGGCCAGCGAGCATTCGCTGGCCGCAGCAGTGCGAGCGGGGTAAATCGTTTCAACGACTCTCTGGGACCGTGATTGATCACAAAGAACTGACCTGTCCATCGATGCCGAACTGCTTTCTCTCTGCTACCGTCGCGACCCCTTCTCCCCGCTCACTGCTTTCATGGTTCGTTCGTCGAGAGACGCGCTTCCTGCTTCGACAACGCGCATTGTACCACTGGGTAAGTATCTAGGAGAACCGTACCGGGATCCCGAGCGGTGGGTGTTTCAGGTTCACAGTTCTATCACCTGAGAACTACGCCCTCCTGGTACGGTGAATCCCACAATATCGGAATGATGGACTGCTGGCGGTGCCAAACCGCCTTGATCCTATCTTCGACAAGTCTAGATTCGAGGGATCGGCTTTGCCGCCGAGAATTCACCACCGCGTCAACGGACTCGGGGATATCGTTTCGCATGCGTTGGGCAAACGCCACGTTGGCACTCGCTTCGAGCATCTGGCGGTCACCGCCTGCTCTTTCTGAAATTGCCGCGTTGCGTGGGCGGACAGGCCGCCTTCGAAGCACGGTTCGGAACCCGCTCCGTTCCGACCGATTCCTATCGGCGATGACCACAGACTGTCACTTGAATGGTAGCGTTGGAAACTCGGGAGAGGCGTCCGAAGGGTGGATTGTCTGCCTCAGTAACGGAGCGCACCCACGGCCTGAAGGCCGCAGTATTCCCGCCTGTTTATAAAGGGCAAGGAGAATACCCCCGCCTTTAGGCGCGGGATGAACCCGACAATATTCTACACAGTCCCCGTACAAACGCACGTCTGGATATTCCACACTTTAATCCGAACTTTTACGACAGAACGCTACATAACCAGTTATGGAAGCATTCCACGATGTACATCCACCGAACCTACCGAGCGAAAATCCTTAACCACAGCCAAGTGGCTGAGATGCTCGACCAGCACGGATGGAGTGCATCGAAACTCTGGAACGTTGCAAACTACCACTCTCGACGAGAGTGGGATGAAACGGGCGAGATTCCCGACGATTCGGACTTGAAACACGAGTTGAAGACTCATCCAAAATACAAAGGACTACATTCTCAGTCCAGTCAGCGCGTTCTGGAAGAACTCGCTGAAGCCTTCAACTCGTGGTACGGCAAACGCACGAACGATTCTCGTGCGAACCCGCCCGGTACCGCAAGAAAAACTACTACGACAACCAAGGCCGTCGCGTCCACGAAGAACACCCGCGTTCCACCGTGACGTGGAAGCAAAAAGGCATCCGTCACGACACCAAGAACAACCGCGTCCGCCTATCGAAAGGTGCGAATCACAAGGAACACCCGAAAGCATGGGAATACCTCCTTGTCGAGTACGAAACGCACCCCGGCGTCACCGTCGAGAACCTGCAACAGGTTCGAGCGGTCTACGACAAAGTGAAAGAACGCTGGGAACTGCACTTAGTGTGCAAACACGAAGTGGAGACGCCCACTGCTCCCGGTAACGAGACGGCTGGTGTTGACCTCGGCATCTGTAACTTCGCGGCGGTCACATACAGTACCGAGCAAGCCGACTTGTACCCCGGCAACCGCCTGAAACAGGATGGATACTACTTCCCGAAGGAAATCGTCAAGTGTGACGATTCAGGCGGCCAAGAAGCCACTCGTCTTCACAAGAAGTGGTCGGAGCGCCGAAGACACTTCTTCCACAGCCTCGCGAAACACATCGTTGAGAAGTGTGTCGAGCGTTGTGTGGGGCGCATCAACATCGGAAAACTCGCTGGTATCCGTGAGGACGAGAACGGCGACTCGAAGAACTGGGGTCGTCACGGCAACCTCGACTTGCACGGATGGGCGTTTGACAGATTCACCTCGATTCTCACGTACAAAGCGAAAGTCGAAGGAATTGAAGTCGTAGACGTGTCTGAACGCGACACGAGCAAAACGTGTTGCGTCTGCAGTCGGGAAGACGATAGTCAGCGCGTCGAACGTGGCTTGTACGTCTGTGAGACGTGTGATGCGGCGTTCAACGCTGATGTGAATGGGGCGGAGAACATCCGTCTCGACTCGAATCAAAGTAACTCCGAATCTTCGGCCAATTTGGACGGGGATAGGAGTACCGGCTGGTTGGCACAGCCCGGAGTCTACCTTCACGACTTGTCCAGCGGATTCCAACCGCAGGCACAAGTGGTAGACTGCAAACCCTAATATCCCAATCCAGCGGTTCGGTGCCGTGGGATTCCCGCGTCTTCAGGTGCGGGAGGATGTCAATCGAACGGGAAGCGAACTGTAACGACGCTGCCGCCGCCGTCTCGTTTCCTATGCTGGAGTGATCCGCCGAATTTGTGAACGGACCATTGTGCGAGCAACAACCCGATCCCGCTACCGTGTTGCAGTTGTGACGGTTCGTCTCGAACTTCTTCGTCCACCATCAACCACTCATCCTCAGAGATTCCAGACCCGTTATCGGCAATCTCCACACATCCTTCCCCGTTTCGTTCGAACACACGCACCTCTACTCGTGGTGAGGAGGCGGTGTTGTGCTCGATACCGTTTTCGATGAACTGTTCGAAAACTGTCTCGACCCAGATGTCAGACGTAACGACAACCGTATCTTCTATTGACACGTCGACCGACGCCGCTGGATAGCGCTCTTGAAGCTGTTCGGCTACGGACTTTACCACCGCGCCCAGATCGAGATTCGTGTCTCCGGCATGATCGAGAATCACGTCCACCATTTGCTTTGCCTTTTCGGTGGTCGTTAGCAGGTTTTCTGCAGCGTCATCAACCCGATCAGCATATTCTATCAGTTTCTCGTCCGATAGCGTCTCCTGAAGCGTGTCGGAGTACCCCCGTATCACGGTCAAATCGTTCCGAATGTTGTGTCGAAGCAATCGATGGAGCAC
This window harbors:
- a CDS encoding succinylglutamate desuccinylase/aspartoacylase family protein → MRRRQMLIASGTVVAATATGVMSQPSGDNALLTVAREPGSATESSTATETILSGTVHETTVFERDAPRDGPTAMIFGGVHGDERTGIEVARDTTEWYPDAGTLVVVPETNRIAVDENTREGPEGDLNRHFPAGKEPVSDLARGIWDAVERYDPDVVLDLHRSLGIAGVHQQYVGQAVYHSSDSYGDELASYLNDVAVPWYMPLHRISARRTHSGGPLLFQKAIRDLDATGYLFETTDFMLDRDTRNEHTRLAAAKTLALHGLLEVGNN